A single Hippocampus zosterae strain Florida chromosome 19, ASM2543408v3, whole genome shotgun sequence DNA region contains:
- the naa30 gene encoding N-alpha-acetyltransferase 30, whose product MATVPPGPSSAPAESPTESPPFPGAGVEDRGPRRPGEYPGLGKPLAEVKQPVRKKQKNMLARASPPALHLKMPDVEQQQLNGLAGSPVEEPGGHLDNPRPPADDCDSGEDEETTAAPNDMEHCQREGPRSKNGRHSPLVNNSMNGMPARTRTQAAPLASESSGSMELQQQPQPQPPSDELARLELGASPQEDGHICYVRYESELQMPSIMRLITKDLSEPYSIYTYRYFIHNWPQLCFLAMVEQECVGAIVCKLDMHKKMFHRGYIAMLAVDSKHRRKSIGTNLVKKAIYAMVEGDCDEVVLETEITNKSALKLYENLGFVRDKRLFRYYLNGVDALRLKLWLR is encoded by the exons ATGGCCACAGTGCCGCCTGGGCCTAGTAGCGCACCGGCCGAATCCCCGACTGAAAGTCCGCCTTTCCCCGGGGCTGGGGTCGAGGACAGAGGGCCGCGTCGACCCGGTGAGTACCCCGGGTTGGGGAAGCCGCTCGCCGAAGTCAAGCAGCCGGTcaggaagaagcagaaaaacatGCTAGCAAGAGCTAGCCCGCCGGCGTTGCACCTCAAAATGCCAGAcgtggagcagcagcagctcaacGGCTTGGCTGGTAGTCCCGTGGAGGAACCAGGGGGACACCTTGACAATCCGAGACCGCCAGCGGACGACTGTGACAGCGGCGAGGACGAAGAGACCACGGCCGCACCGAACGACATGGAACACTGCCAACGCGAAGGCCCCCGCTCCAAAAACGGCCGACACTCTCCTCTGGTTAACAATAGCATGAACGGGATGCCGGCCCGAACAAGAACTCAGGCAGCGCCGCTCGCTTCCGAGAGCTCCGGGAGCATGGAGCTGCAACAGCAGCCGCAGCCCCAACCGCCTTCGGACGAGCTGGCCCGGCTGGAATTGGGCGCCTCGCCGCAGGAGGACGGCCACATTTGTTATGTACGCTATGAGTCCGAGCTGCAGATGCCATCCATCATGAGACTCATCACCAAGGACTTGTCTGAGCCTTACTCCATTTACACGTACAGGTACTTCATCCACAACTGGCCGCAGCTTTGCTTCCTG GCCATGGTGGAGCAGGAGTGCGTCGGCGCCATCGTGTGTAAGCTGGACATGCACAAGAAGATGTTCCATCGTGGCTATATCGCTATGCTGGCCGTCGACTCGAAACACAGAAGGAAAAGCATCG GTACTAATCTGGTGAAGAAGGCCATCTACGCCATGGTGGAGGGTGACTGCGATGAG GTGGTCTTGGAGACAGAGATCACCAACAAGTCG